The following DNA comes from Candidatus Bathyarchaeota archaeon.
CGAGGAACACGACATTCCGATAGTTCCCCACGTTGTTGTAGGGCTCCACTATGGGAGGCTGGAAGGTGAGAGGAGAGCCTTGGAGATTCTCTCCGGGCACAATCTGGCCGCAGTTGTGGTCGTGGCCTTCATGCCGTTAGAGGGGACACCAATGGATGACATTACCCCGAGCTCCCCCGAAGAGATCACTAGGGTCGTTCTCGCCTCGAGGCTTGCCATGCCTGAGATCCCTATAATCCTAGGCTGCGCTAGGCCTAGAGGAGAACACAAGGCCCGTACCGATGTTCTTGCCATTAAAGCCGGGGTGAATGGTATAGCTTACCCCAGCGAAAAGGGCTACAACCACGCAAGAGAAAGGGGGCTAGGGATCCGATTCTCCGACGAATGCTGCTCCCTCCTTTTCAGGGACATAATGGCCTCCATCGGAGGGCATTGAACTTGACTAATCATGGACCTCAGGAATGGAGGCTTCTGGATACGGGGCCCCGGAACGCCGCAGAGAACATGGCCCTAGATGAGGCAATTCTTCAGGCTAGGGCCCAGGGGCTGGCGCCCAACACAATTAGGTTTCTGGAGTTTGACCCTGCAGCTGTCCTCGTGGGTTTCCACCAGTCAGTGGAGCAGGAGGTGAGAGCGGAGTTTTGCCTCGATAACGGAATTGACATCAATAGGAGGATCACCGGGGGAGGCTCTATCTACTTCGGCTCCCGGACCCTAGGCTGGGAGATCATCGCCTCCAAGTCGGATCTTGCGACGAAGATACCCTCCTTCGCCGGACAAGGGACCTTCGAGAACCTCTGCAGGGGAGTCGTGAAAGCCTTAAGCTCTCTGGGAGTAGAGGCTGTGTACCGCCCCAAGAACGATATCGAAGTCGGGGGGAGGAAGATATCCGGGACCGGGGGGACTGAGAGGGAAGGGGCCTTCCTATTCCAGGGGACATTGCTGGTGGATTTCGATGTCGATACGATGCTCAGGGTCCTGAGGATCCCTGTGATGAAGCTTAAGGACAAGGAGATCGACTCGGTAAAGGAGAGAGTAACATGCCTCCGATGGGAGCTGGGATACGCCCCGTCTGCAGAGGAAATTAAGGCAGCCCTCATAAGGGGGTTTGAGGAGACCTTCAACCTCATTCTTATCCCAGGGCTTTTAACGGGGGCCGAGAGCAGATTACTGGCTCAAAACCTCACCTTCTATGGATCTACTGATTGGATCCACTCACAACGGCGTCCCCTTAAGGGCGTCGCTGAGGTGAAATCCGTTGCAAAGACCCCTGGTGGTCTCATTAGAGTTTCTCTTTCCTTGGACCGACCAGCGGGGTTGATCAAAACCTCCCTTATTACAGGGGATTTTTTTGTGTTTCCCTCTAGGGCAGTCATGGATCTAGAGGCGAGGCTCAAGAATACCTTGAGCAGGGAGGAGGATATCCGAGAGGTGGTGCACGGCTTCTTCGATGAAACCGGGTCCAAGATTCTTGGGGTCTCCCCCGGGGATCTCGTTGCGCTAATTATGGAGGCTCTAGAAAAGACGAGGTATGAGTCTCTAGGAATTAGCCTCCCGGAGGCGAATCATCTTAACATGGTAAACGGGCTGGGCCCCCTTCCCTTCTTGGAGGGATGCGACACAGTTTTACTCCCATACTGTGCTAAGCTCCCGTCCTGCGAATACAGGTTCTCCGATGGGTGCACCGACTGTGGGTTATGCTCCTACGGGGAGGCTCACAGGCTCGTGGAAGAGGCGGGGATGAAACCTGTCACTATCCTCAACTTTGAGCACCTTATGGAGACCCTTCAGGGGCTCCGGGAGAGGGGCACCAAGAGCTACCTTGGGTGTTGCTGCGAAGGGTTCTACTGGAAGCATCAGGATGACTTTAAGGCAGCGAGCATCCAGGGTGTCCTAATAGACATTGATGACCATACCTGCTACGACCTCGGGAAAGAGCAGGAGGCCCTCGCAGGCAGCTTCGAGAGCCAGACTGATCTCAAGACTGAACTCCTGGCCAAACTCCTTATGAACGCAGCGGGAAGAAGGGGAGGTCATGCCTGACCACGATGTCATCGTTGTGGGAGGAGGTCCAGCTGGAGCTTCGGCTGCTATCACGTGCGCGAGGAAGGGGCTGGATACCCTATTGGTGGAACGGGGCGGGACATACCGACACAAGCCGTGCGGAGGCATCCTACCTGGTGTCTGCATCGATCTGATCACTGAACACCTCGGTGTTGATGTCCCTAATGAGGTCTACTCTCAGCCCAGGAATCTAGGTCTCTTCTATGTACCCCCTAGCGGCAGAGGTAATGGAGGAAAGGTCCAAGGCTACAAGCTCATCAGTGTCTACAGGGACATTCTTGACAAGACCTTACGCGATGCCGCTATGGAATTAGGTGTTGAGGTGCTTCTTTGGACCTCTCTGACTGATTTCAAGGATAAAGGCGAAGTCGAGGCTACATTGGCTGAGTCGAATGGTGCAACCAAGAAGGTTACGGCGAGGACATTAGTGGGTGCTGATGGCGTGAACTCCCAGGTGAGGTGGCAGATCTACGGGTCTGAGGAAAGGAAGCTCTATGTCTACCAGGAACACGTGGAGGCCCATGGAGATATCGGGGACAACTTCTACGCCTTCTTCAAGAGTACTGTCTCCCCCTCCTATGGATATGTGTTGCCCAGGGACGACTTTCTTATCATGGGTGTAGGTGTGCTAGCTGAGAGCCTGGGAGCCAATCCTGATCCTTTAGCTTCCCTCAAAATCTGGTTGTCTCAAGAGTTCGGGTATAAGGAAGAGAAGGTGAAGACCCAAGAGGTCTGGCCAATCCCATATGGATTTTTCCGGATAGGTCGTGGGTCAGTCCTCCTTGTAGGGGATGCTGCGGGGCTCTGCAACCCTATGTCGGGTGAGGGGATCAGGTGGTCTGTGGAAAGCGGTATTGCTGCGGGGGAGGCTATTGCCACCGCAATGCTTGATGGGAGATCACCTGATGAGATTTATGGCGAGGAGATCCGGCAGATCCAGCGAGTCTTGAGGAGGATCTATGAATTCACAAAGAGCCTATCGGATGAGAGGAGGGAGATCTTCGTGAAAAATGAGCTCAGGCGCTTGAGTCTCGTACGATAACCGCTTTATTCAGGTATTCTTGCTCATGGATCCCTAAGAGAAGCTATACATATCTCCGTTCGTGAAATTTTCACATCGTGGCAGACCTCAACGGCCTCATCTTCGATTTTACAAGATTCTACATCCTCATCATCCTCTAAGCGGGTCCTACCCATGGTTACGGTATCATAAGGAAGTTCCAAAGAAGGGTGGGAAAAAAGATCAGCCCGGTCTCGTCTAACCCTTCCGCCAGCACCTCGCGGAGAATGGTCTAGCCGACCAGAACATCGAGATGGTGGGGAAGAAGGAACGGAAGGTTCATTATCTCACCGAGGATGGGCGGGTCTTACCCAAAAGCTCTTTCAACGCTTTTTTCAACTCGTCTCCATTGCCTTAAAACCAAGCCTCAATATATACACTCATTGCGCCTGTAAGATCTATGAGGGGGGCCATCGGGAGGATATCACCGGGGAAGAGACCGTTTTCTACTGCTCTCCCTATGCTGCATCGTTTAAACGAGAACTCGTCAAATAGGCCTAGAAACTAATAATTCTAGGCCATCTACTGGTGAAAAAAAAGTTCCGGATAGCTCAAACCTTTTAACGCGCGGGCCTCGCCATCGTGGAGGTGCCCACGTTATTATCACTATCTGTTGGGTAACCTAACTGTTCTCGATTTCAGTGTATCAACTACATTCTCCACAGGGATTTCCTCCTTTGGTGGGGTCACAGGCATCACGTTCGTTGCGCTGGTCCTCGGATAAAGATCTAATAGAAATCCCAAGGCGTATTACTAAGTTTTATTCGAGACCGAGTAGAGAAGCTAGCATTTAAGGGAGTTAAGCGAGAAGTTGATCTCAGGTTCCACAAGCAGAAACCTTAGCCTCATGATCGCTACTATTATCGGAGTTTCTATCCTCAGCGGTGGCTGGTTCCTGATGCAGATCCAGAGAGAGAGGATGGACTTTTCGATCCCAGATATCAACGGGAATACCGTGACTCTCAGCGACTACAGCGGAGAGGTTGTGCTCATCGACTTCATGGCAACTTGGTGTGGTCCATGCCGGGCCTCCATGCCTAGTCTAGTCTCTCTCCATGAGGAGATAGGGGACCATTTTGTTATAATCTCGATATCCGTTGATCCGGCATACGACACTATTCAAGTCCTAGAAGATTGGTCCGAGACCTTTGGGGCAACATGGATCCACGCTAGAGACCTCTCCGACCCCCCTGTGACTCAACAGTTCAAGATCTCTAGTATCCCCACATTCGTCATCATTGACCGAGAGGGGGAGATAAGATACAAGCACGGCCCTGTCCCCCCTCTGAAACTAAAAACCGAAATATTATCTCTTATCAACGAGTAGAAAATAGGATGGCATTCCAACTCTCGGGGCTGGTCTTCGCTTTCTCCGCCGGCGTCTTCTCCCTCTTCTCTCCATGCAGTTATGCTCTTCTCCCCGGATATGTTTCCTACTACCTGGGTGCTGAGTTCGGGGTCGTGAAGGCCCTCACCGGGGGCCTCGCATGTACTTTGGGGCTCATTACTGTTTTCGCCGTTGTAGGAGGACTTGCCTCGAGCCTCGGGGAACTCGTCCCCCAGATCATACCACAGTTGGACATCGTAGCCGGAATCATCATCATTATAATGGGGCTAAGGAACCTCTTAGACCTCAAGATGCCATTCATCTACCCTGACATCATGCCATCCGTGAAGCAGGGATTTCTAGGCCTATACATCTTTGGCATAGTCTATGGGCTTGTAGGGGTGGGATGCTCCGCCCCCATCTTCGTCAGCGTTCTCTTCTACTCCATGTCCAAGGGGATCTTCTATGGGGTCCTCAGCTTCATCACCTACGCCTTGGGTATGGGGGTACCCCTAATCGTAACCACGGTCCTCCTCTCCCAGGCTAGGGATTATCTAATTCAGAGGATTAACATGGCCACGGAGAGGATCCAGCGATCCAGTGGAGCGGTCCTCATCATAGTGGGGCTCTACCTTATCTACTTCTACTATGCCACCTATCTTTGAGCGTTTGGTCAAGGATTATTAATATCTAAATGGAATCAGTGATCAGTATCTACACTTTAATTGAGGACGGAATCATGTACGACGTATTGGAATTAGAGCTCAAAGAGGCAAAGGCTGCGAGCAAGATACCCTCTGACATCTTCGTAGTCAAGAACACAGATGGCAAAGATGGTGGATTCAAGAGACTTATAGACCTAATGGGGGAGAAAGGCATTGATTTCTACGGAATGGTGCAATCTGACTCTATAGTCCTCCTCAAGGTCAATTCCCAATGGGACCAACGGGGTGGCACTAACACAGACCTCGTTAAGGCGATTATTGAAGCCATCGTTTCGCATCCTGATGGTTTCACTGGGGAGGTGGTCATCGCCGACAACGGTCAGGCCCAGTATGGCTCGACGCGCCACGGGGGGAGCTTTGATTATGAGGTGAATAACGCCGAGGACAGGGCCCAGTCAAACCGTGTCGTCGCCGAGTCCTTCCCAGGATACAGGGTCTCCACATATCTTTGGGATGAGATAACCTCGAACGAGGTGGGGGAATACTCGGAGGGAGATGATTGTGACGGCTATGTAATCCAGAGCTTCGCTGACTCAATCACGGGGATCAGGGTCTCCTACCCTAAGTTTAAGACGGCTCACGGCACTTTGACCAGCTTCAAGGAGGGGGTTTGGGACCCAGAGACCAAGACCTACGACTCCAATAGGCTGAAACTCATCAACGTTCCCGTGCTCAAGGCCCACTTTATCTATGGTGTTACTGGTTGTGTCAAGCACTACATGGGAGTAGTGAGCGACAAGCTACAAGGTGGTGGCGCCCACAGGAGCGTTCGGACCGGAGGAATGGGGATCCAGATCGCCCGGACCCGGGCCCCCGACCTCAACGTTCTTGACGCTATCTGGGTCAACTCTACCCCCGGGAAGGGGCCCCGGTGCAACGACGACGACGCAACGAGACTCAACATTATCATGGCTAGCACCGATCCGTGCGCCATGGATGCCTGGGCTACTCGGAACGTTCTGATGCAAGCCGCGAGGCTTCAGGGACACGAGGAACTTTCCAAGCTCGACCTTAGTAATGATGATCCCGAATCCCACGGAAAGTGGTTAAGACTTTCCGCTGAGAAGCTAAGGGAGGCGGGTCACAATGCGGTTCTTGATAAGGAAAAAATGAACGTCTATATCACGTGAGCCTCAGCTGAGGCGCTTTCTCTTCCTTACATGGTTCTAAGCTGCCTCTTCGCCAGCGTAGGCCCAACTGATGAGACAAAGATAATAGTCAACAAGACGATGAGATAGGCAAAGTTCTTGTAGATATCGAGGTCAAGGTGTTGCCCCATGGGATCCAGGAGCCCTGGTAGCTCACTTAAAACCAGGGCTGAGGTCCCTTGGAGATAGATCACTCTGCTTAACACCCTCTCCCCCACGGTGAAGTTGAGGAGGCTCCCCACTCCTGAGGCCACCATGTAACGTACGCAAAGCATCAGAGTAACAATCCCTAGGGCCACCAGAGAGTACTCTAGGCTCAGCTCCACTGTGAGCCCGAGGTAAACGAAGAAGAAGGCCTTGATCAGGAATGTAATTTCCATATTAAACTCTCGGATCCTTTTCTTATTGATCCTGACCTTACGGTTGGATCCTATCTTTCGGGAGATGTATCGATAATTGGTGATAGTTAGCCCAAAGGCGAGGGCTGTTATTGGGCCTCCTCCGGTGCCCGCGATCGATTCAGAGGCGATATAGATAGGGAAAAGGGCCGCTACTGTCATCATATAGTTGAAGGGCCTGCCCCAGAGGAAGTTGAGGACTTCAGCCCACAGCAGCCCTACTATAAGGCCGAAGAGGATCGAGACCGTGAATGTGAACACAATGTCCTTGAACCCATCCTCAAGGCTGAGCCCAGGGGACATTATCATTCGGATAAGAGTGACGCAGGCCACCACCTTAATAGGGTCGCTGATAGTCGATTCTAATTTCAGGACGATCCCTTCATCCTCAATGAATGGGATCAGCGTCTTGAGCTGGTCTAGGATCCCCGTTACGGAGATACCTCCGAGTCCCCCTATCATCGCCCCCAACAGTAAACCTTCTAGAAGCTTGAAATGTTGGGGGAAGAGGAAGCTCACAGAGAAACCTATGATAAAGGTGACGGCGAGGAATGTGGTCATGGAGAGGATTAGGGCTTTAACCGCTGTCCTCATCACTGATGAAATGTCGACGTTGATTCCCGTATCAAAACTAAAGATAGAGACCGTGACTAAGATTAACAGGGGAAAGATCGACATGAAAGTCCCGATCTCAAAAAAGCCCAGTACCGGACCTATGAGATAGCCAAATCCAAGGAGCCAGACGATATCGGGAATCCGGGTCTTTGCGTAGAAAAGGTTGCTGATGTAGCTTAAAAAGAGGGTCGCGGAGATAAGTATAAGGAAGCTCTGAACGAAACTCTGGGTTACCATACTGCCTCACAATTTACTCCCATTTAAGACTCTGATACACGAATCAGGATTAATTCGATATTTAGCATCTGGAAGAGTCAGTGTAAAAAGGTTACTTGACCGAGAAAGATAGTTTATCGACCCGTTTTTCCAACTATCACAAAGGAAAACTATTTTCTTTGATATCAACCTGAACGGAAAATACAAAGATGGAATTACATGGGACATGATATCTGGTCCCAAGGGGCGTCCTCTAACATCTTCCATGTACTCGTTTTCGACGCCATTTTCATCTTCCAGGCGCGTGTGTGGAAATATCAGTCAGAAAATG
Coding sequences within:
- a CDS encoding DUF362 domain-containing protein, with translation MESVISIYTLIEDGIMYDVLELELKEAKAASKIPSDIFVVKNTDGKDGGFKRLIDLMGEKGIDFYGMVQSDSIVLLKVNSQWDQRGGTNTDLVKAIIEAIVSHPDGFTGEVVIADNGQAQYGSTRHGGSFDYEVNNAEDRAQSNRVVAESFPGYRVSTYLWDEITSNEVGEYSEGDDCDGYVIQSFADSITGIRVSYPKFKTAHGTLTSFKEGVWDPETKTYDSNRLKLINVPVLKAHFIYGVTGCVKHYMGVVSDKLQGGGAHRSVRTGGMGIQIARTRAPDLNVLDAIWVNSTPGKGPRCNDDDATRLNIIMASTDPCAMDAWATRNVLMQAARLQGHEELSKLDLSNDDPESHGKWLRLSAEKLREAGHNAVLDKEKMNVYIT
- a CDS encoding cation:proton antiporter: MVTQSFVQSFLILISATLFLSYISNLFYAKTRIPDIVWLLGFGYLIGPVLGFFEIGTFMSIFPLLILVTVSIFSFDTGINVDISSVMRTAVKALILSMTTFLAVTFIIGFSVSFLFPQHFKLLEGLLLGAMIGGLGGISVTGILDQLKTLIPFIEDEGIVLKLESTISDPIKVVACVTLIRMIMSPGLSLEDGFKDIVFTFTVSILFGLIVGLLWAEVLNFLWGRPFNYMMTVAALFPIYIASESIAGTGGGPITALAFGLTITNYRYISRKIGSNRKVRINKKRIREFNMEITFLIKAFFFVYLGLTVELSLEYSLVALGIVTLMLCVRYMVASGVGSLLNFTVGERVLSRVIYLQGTSALVLSELPGLLDPMGQHLDLDIYKNFAYLIVLLTIIFVSSVGPTLAKRQLRTM
- a CDS encoding TlpA disulfide reductase family protein translates to MISGSTSRNLSLMIATIIGVSILSGGWFLMQIQRERMDFSIPDINGNTVTLSDYSGEVVLIDFMATWCGPCRASMPSLVSLHEEIGDHFVIISISVDPAYDTIQVLEDWSETFGATWIHARDLSDPPVTQQFKISSIPTFVIIDREGEIRYKHGPVPPLKLKTEILSLINE
- a CDS encoding cytochrome c biogenesis CcdA family protein, yielding MAFQLSGLVFAFSAGVFSLFSPCSYALLPGYVSYYLGAEFGVVKALTGGLACTLGLITVFAVVGGLASSLGELVPQIIPQLDIVAGIIIIIMGLRNLLDLKMPFIYPDIMPSVKQGFLGLYIFGIVYGLVGVGCSAPIFVSVLFYSMSKGIFYGVLSFITYALGMGVPLIVTTVLLSQARDYLIQRINMATERIQRSSGAVLIIVGLYLIYFYYATYL
- a CDS encoding DUF116 domain-containing protein, coding for MTNHGPQEWRLLDTGPRNAAENMALDEAILQARAQGLAPNTIRFLEFDPAAVLVGFHQSVEQEVRAEFCLDNGIDINRRITGGGSIYFGSRTLGWEIIASKSDLATKIPSFAGQGTFENLCRGVVKALSSLGVEAVYRPKNDIEVGGRKISGTGGTEREGAFLFQGTLLVDFDVDTMLRVLRIPVMKLKDKEIDSVKERVTCLRWELGYAPSAEEIKAALIRGFEETFNLILIPGLLTGAESRLLAQNLTFYGSTDWIHSQRRPLKGVAEVKSVAKTPGGLIRVSLSLDRPAGLIKTSLITGDFFVFPSRAVMDLEARLKNTLSREEDIREVVHGFFDETGSKILGVSPGDLVALIMEALEKTRYESLGISLPEANHLNMVNGLGPLPFLEGCDTVLLPYCAKLPSCEYRFSDGCTDCGLCSYGEAHRLVEEAGMKPVTILNFEHLMETLQGLRERGTKSYLGCCCEGFYWKHQDDFKAASIQGVLIDIDDHTCYDLGKEQEALAGSFESQTDLKTELLAKLLMNAAGRRGGHA
- a CDS encoding geranylgeranyl reductase family protein; the encoded protein is MPDHDVIVVGGGPAGASAAITCARKGLDTLLVERGGTYRHKPCGGILPGVCIDLITEHLGVDVPNEVYSQPRNLGLFYVPPSGRGNGGKVQGYKLISVYRDILDKTLRDAAMELGVEVLLWTSLTDFKDKGEVEATLAESNGATKKVTARTLVGADGVNSQVRWQIYGSEERKLYVYQEHVEAHGDIGDNFYAFFKSTVSPSYGYVLPRDDFLIMGVGVLAESLGANPDPLASLKIWLSQEFGYKEEKVKTQEVWPIPYGFFRIGRGSVLLVGDAAGLCNPMSGEGIRWSVESGIAAGEAIATAMLDGRSPDEIYGEEIRQIQRVLRRIYEFTKSLSDERREIFVKNELRRLSLVR